The Catenulispora sp. EB89 DNA window GCTCCGGACTCGATACGGATCACCTTGGTGGGGGACCAGTCCATCGCGTCCGCCACTTCGCGCTGGAGCAACCCGGCTTCCTCGCGCATGCGCTTCAGTTCACGGCGCAGCTTGCGCTTGTCGTAGTTCGGGTTGACCGCCGTGCTGCTCACGTGACCCCTTCCGTGGCGCTGTGATTCTTCGATTCGGCTTGGCGCAGCCGTTGTGCGCACAGGCACTCGTGTTGTCAGCCTAACATCAGCGGCGTCAGGTGCCGTCTGCTATGTGACCGAGCGAATAGCACCTGCCGATCCGCAACCTAGCAAAACGCCATGTGGCGGAACTGACGGATCGTCAGCAAGGCTTCGATTTTCCGCAGTGGGTGGTCTGCGAAGCCGATCGCACCTGTCGCTTTGTTTGCCAAATGCAAGAAGCCGACCGCACCCCTTGGTCGGGTATGGCCGCGTCCACCACCACAACGAATCGGCGCCGACGTGTGTTCCCGGTCGCATCAAGATCCTGAATGCGGTGCCTGGTAGCCCACGTCGTTGTGAGCCTATCGACGTCTACCGACATATCTCGATGGCGGACGGCTCCGCCGCACAACACCGGCCTGATCAGACGTCAGCGCACGCGTCAGAAGCTCGTGCCTCGAAAGGCAAACCTTCATAAGAAACGCTGATGGAGGCGGTGGCACGCGCCTGGCGCGCCACCGATCTCGCGGCGGAGATCGTTTCAGCGGGGTCGAGTATCCGTCCTGGTGTTGACGGCGACGGAAGCGACTCGGCCGACGGTGCTATGCGAGTTCGTGTACGGATCGGTCGACCGCCGCCGAGGACTCCTCAATCAGCGCCGGCGGCTGCAAAAAGCTGGTTCCCCAAGCGACCGCGCTCGTCACCAACGCGAAAAGCAGGCCGGTGAGCACGGTGGCGGAGGCGCTGTGGTTGGTGATGGCGATGCCGCCGGCGAAGGAGCCGAAGGCGATGCCGATGTTGGCTGCGGAGACTGGCAGGGATTGGGCCAACTCGCCGCCGGGGCCTGCCAGGGCGATGACTCGCACCTGTAGTGAGGGTACGCAGCTGTAGAAGGACAGGCCCAGGGCGAGTAGTGCGATCGGGACCAGCCAGGGGATCGAGCCGACGATGGAGAGTGCCAGCAGGGAGGCTGCTATGCCGGCGGATCCGATGATCAGGGTGCGGCTGGCGTTCCGGTCGGCGAATGTGCCGCCGCCGAATGAGCCGACTGCGGTGGCCGCGCCGTAGGCCAGGAGGAAGACGCTCAGCATTGCTCCGGAGATGCCGGTGACGTGTTGCAGGAAGGGCACGAGGTAGGTCAGCGGTGCGAAAACCGCGGAGAACACGATGAAGTTCAGGAACAGCACGGCGAGGACTCTGGGCGCGAAGGCGTGTCTGGCCTGGTGTGCGGCGCCGGCGGTGGTGGGGGGAGTGGTCGGGATCAGTGCCACCGTGCCGATCAGCACCACCGCGGCCCCGACCACGATCGCCAGGAATGAGCCGCGCCAGCCGAGGGTCTGGCCGACCAGGGTGCCCAGCGGCAGGCCGAGTGCGCCCGACAGTGCGACGCCGGAGATGACGATCCCGATCGCCTGACCGATGCGCTCCGGGGGGACGACAGTCATGACCGCCGTGAACGCAGCCGCGATGAACAGGCCCTGCAGTGCGCCGATGCCGAAGCGCAGCACCAGGAACAGGCCGTAGGCGTGGGTCAGTACCGCGAGCAGGTTGCACGCGATGAACACCGTGACCGCGGCGACGAGGACGAGCTTCTTCTCCAGCCTGATCGTCGCCGCGGTCAGGAGCGGGCCGCCGATGGCGAGTCCGAGTGCGTACACGGTGACCATGTGGCCGGCTGACGAGATGGACACGTGGAAGTCCGTGGCGATCCGGTTCAGCACACCGACCACGAGTAGTTCGCCGCTGCCGAGCACGAACATCCCCAAGAACAGTGTGGCCAGGGCCAGGTTGGTTCTGCCTGGACTCAGTGCGGTCTTTTGGGCACTCATGGGCGTTCTTCCCCTTTTGCTACGCTGCGACGAGTTGTCGCAGGGCCCTGTTGGACGCCGCCTGGTGCGGCCGTCGAGCGCACACGCTAGTCCTGTCTAGTTGTTAAAAACAAGTGATATGAGTTTTGAATAGCAAGCTGAGGTCGTGGTGGTTTAAGATCGAGCGGAACAAGGAGGGTCGCCATGCCAACCAGCCGTAGCTACCGGGACTCATGCGGGATCGCGCGTGCCCTCGACGTGGTCGGGGAGCGATGGTCCCTGCTCGTCGTCCGCGAACTGCTCCTGACGCCGCAGCGCTTCTCAGAGCTGCGGCATGCGCTGCCCAACGTCAGCTCGAACGTGCTCGCCGACAGACTCCGCGAACTTGAGCAGAACGGCGTGATCCGCCGCGCACCCGCACCGGCGGCAGGGCAGCAGGCGTACGAGCTGACCGAACGGGGTCGGAAGCTGGAGCCGATCCTGCGAGATCTGGGCGTCTGGGGCATCGACGCCCCGCAACCCCCGGAGCCCAGCGCGCTCAGCGCGACGTCCGTGCTGATCTTCCTGCAGGACGCTGCTCGCGCCGACCCTACGGCGGCGCCCACGACGTGCCGGCTCGAACTCGACGGACGCGTCTGGACCGTTCGCTTCGTGTCCGGGCGGGTTCAGGTGCAACCCGGTGAGACGGCGACGGCAGACGTCTCGCTCCGCGTCATGCCGCAGACCTTCAGCGGCCTTCTGGCCGATCCTGCAACGCTCGATGCGGTGTGTGCGGAAGGCGAAGCCGCGATCGTGGGAGATCGCTCGGCCATCGGCAGGCTGCTGTACGCGGTCGCCGATCCGTGGCCGTCCGACGAACTGGCTGTGCGATGAACTGAGCGAAATCTCCTGAGCCGCACTGCTCAGAGGGCGGAATCCAGCCGCTCACGTGCCTGCGCCATGCCCGCCTGATCGTCGAGCTCGGTGAAGACGGCCAACGCGCGCTGCCAGCTTTCGCGAGCCAGGGCGCGCCGATCGGTCTGCAGGTATGTCTCGCCCAGATCCAGGAGCGCGGAGGCGACGCCGCGCCGGTAGCCGATCGTCGTCCGGATCTCGATGGCCCGGCGAAGCGCGGCTTCGGCCTCCGCCGGTTCGCCGGCGCGCAGGTGGATCGGGCCGAGGGCCGCGTAGGTGCTGGCGGCGAGGTACTGGTCGTCCTTGGCGAGGAACCATTCTTCGGCCTCGTGCAGGCTTCGGACCGCTTCCTCCGTGCGGCCCAACAGGCCGAGCGTCTCGCCGATGTTCATGGCGAGGAGGCTGTCCATGTCGTCGTCGGCCTTCATGGCTCGGGCGCGGGTGAAGTGGTCCAGAGCCGTCTCGTACTGCTCCAGGTGGAAGTACAGGCTGCCGATGTTGTTGAGGGCGACGGCCAGGCTCCTGGGGTTGCCGCGCTCGATGTTGACGCCGTACTCCATCTGGAAGTGCCGCAGCGCCTGCTCGAAGTCCCCGAGCTGCATGCACCGGGTCCCGAGGCCCTCGTACATGGTGGACTGGCCC harbors:
- a CDS encoding MFS transporter, giving the protein MSAQKTALSPGRTNLALATLFLGMFVLGSGELLVVGVLNRIATDFHVSISSAGHMVTVYALGLAIGGPLLTAATIRLEKKLVLVAAVTVFIACNLLAVLTHAYGLFLVLRFGIGALQGLFIAAAFTAVMTVVPPERIGQAIGIVISGVALSGALGLPLGTLVGQTLGWRGSFLAIVVGAAVVLIGTVALIPTTPPTTAGAAHQARHAFAPRVLAVLFLNFIVFSAVFAPLTYLVPFLQHVTGISGAMLSVFLLAYGAATAVGSFGGGTFADRNASRTLIIGSAGIAASLLALSIVGSIPWLVPIALLALGLSFYSCVPSLQVRVIALAGPGGELAQSLPVSAANIGIAFGSFAGGIAITNHSASATVLTGLLFALVTSAVAWGTSFLQPPALIEESSAAVDRSVHELA
- a CDS encoding winged helix-turn-helix transcriptional regulator, whose translation is MVGERWSLLVVRELLLTPQRFSELRHALPNVSSNVLADRLRELEQNGVIRRAPAPAAGQQAYELTERGRKLEPILRDLGVWGIDAPQPPEPSALSATSVLIFLQDAARADPTAAPTTCRLELDGRVWTVRFVSGRVQVQPGETATADVSLRVMPQTFSGLLADPATLDAVCAEGEAAIVGDRSAIGRLLYAVADPWPSDELAVR